The DNA segment TTTCCATCCAGCGACGCGTACCAAAAAATTGACAGGAGTTAGCAGCAATCTTAGCAGCCTGTGCTAAAGCATCAGTAAAACTTGCCTGTAAAATGTAATTACAGAATGCACCATGAAAAATATCTCCAGCCCCAAGGGTATCAACCGCTTGAATTTGGGGTGTATCCACAGTACCGGTTTGAGTGGAAGATAAATATTCAATCGGGTTTTCCCCGTGAGTAATGGCGATGTGGGGAATATCAAAAGTACTCAGGTAGGCAAATACTTCAGCTTCAGTGTGGCAGCTAGGGGGATAAAAATTTGCCGAACACAGGGCATAATCAACAAAAGGCAAAATTTGCTCAAATCCTGGTTTCCAACTACCACCATCAATAACTATAGGGATATTTTTAGCTTTAGCTATTTTGGCTATGCTGAGGCTAACAGCCATCTGATGCCCGTCAATTAAAACAATATTAATATCCTGTAAAATATCTGGCGGGATAGTTGCACCGCTGGCTTGACTTTTGGCAGCATTTATGGAAATCACGGCTCGTTCACCTGTGCCTTGGGTGATAATGATGGAAGATACAGGTGGGGCTGTAGTCATACTAGGTTGAAGATCCGCGATCGCCACTTGATAATTTGCCAAATCTCCCCGAATCAGTTGCGTCATCGGATGAGAACCCAGCACACCCAAAACTTGAGTTTGATTGCCTAAATAACTAAAGGTAACAGCCGCATTGGTAGCTGGTCCACCGGCTGCTAAAGTATAGTCATTAGCGACAATCTTCTGATTATTTCTAGGGGCAGAATCAGCGAGGTAAATTAAATCCAAGGTGACTAAACCCACAAATAACCCACGCTGGGATTTGAGATTATTCAATTGTATCCCCTAGCTCTTATTTTCTCACTCATGCAGACTGATCCCAAACCAGGAACACTTTACATCGTCGGTACACCAATTGGCAATCTGGAAGATATCACCTTTCGGGCGGTGCGAATTTTGCAAACGGTAAATCTGATTGCAGCCGAAGACACTCGCCACACAGGGAAACTACTACAGCATTTTCAAATTAAAACTCCCCAGATAAGTTACCACGAACACAATAGCCATAGCCGCATCCCGGAATTATTAGAGTATATGGGAAATGGGCAGGCGATCGCTCTAGTTAGTGATGCGGGAATGCCGGCAATTTCTGATCCTGGCTATGAACTGGTGAAAGCTTGTGTTGAGGCGGGAGTACCAGTTGTACCTATTCCGGGGGCGAGTGCCGCCATTACGGCTTTAAGTGCAGCAGGATTACCTACAGACAGGTTTGTTTTTGAAGGCTTTCTGCCAGCCAAAGGGCAAAAACGCCGTGAATACTTAGAATTAATTCAGGCAGAACCCCGCACTTTAATTTTCTACGAATCACCACATCGTTTACGAGAAAGTTTACAAGACTTGGCGACAGTTTGGGGAAGCGATCGCCAAATTGTGCTGGCACGGGAGTTAACTAAATTATACGAAGAATTTTGGCGGGGAACCATTGCCGAAGCGATCGCTCATTATAGCCAACGCGAACCCCAAGGAGAATATACTCTAGTTGTCGCCGGAATTACCGCCAGTCAACCCCAACTCACAGAAGAACAGCTAAAAGCCGAATTACTCGACATTATGAGTCAGGGCGTATCGCGATCGCAAGCCAGCCGTCAATTAGCAAAAATCACCTCTGTTCCCCGTCGTCAACTTTATCAACTAGCGCTTTCTTTAGTTCTCAATTCTGAGCCAAATTAAAGTAATGCGGATTTGACAACAGTATATTTACTTGGTTATGTCTAAATTAAGTAAATAAAACTTTCGTAAAGTCCAGTATTTTGAGTCAAACTTCCCAATAATTAAGTGTATCATTTGCTGACTCTACTAAAAAACAAAATATGGGCAGACTTTTAATTAAACTCATAGGTTGAAGTTTATTTTTTGTAGGCATCTAGTTTTTTGCTCAAAACGTCATATCTGTAAGCAGTTACTATTCAATTTTTTACCGCCGACTACCAGCTACTATCTCAGTTTTAGCCATCATCTCAGGAGTCTTTTCACTGTTGTTCTTCCCTAGAGAAACTAGGAACCTGGGATCGATTTTACTAGCTATTGGCTTAGTGCTAGTTTTCTTAAGCCGTGGCGTAATTTTTAGATCAACTAGCTTGTGGAATTTGTTGGTGGCTTTAGGGGCGTTAATAACTGGAAATCAATTATTAAATACTGGTAAAGTCCGCTTTTGAAACCTTGTTGTCGTTTTTGTTAATTCCTTTGGGTCTAGCGGCGCTGACCGTGGAACTTCCAGCGCCGAAGATAGAGAACAGGACTGAAGTCCTGACTACGAACCTCTAAGTTTGAGGCTAAAATTACTATTGAAAATATTGATTATGAGGATACAGCAAGAATGACCCAAGTCGTTCTAGGAGAAAACGAAGGCATAGATTCAGCTTTGCGTCGGTTTAAACGCCAGGTCTCTAAAGCTGGTATATTAGCTGATGTCAAATTCCATCGGCATTTTGAAACACCTTTAGAAAAGCGCAAGCGTAAGCTGGTATTAGCTAGACGCAATCGACGTTTTTAATCAACCTATTTGGGTTATTACTGGTGTTGCTTAAGGGCATAACCTGAAATAAGCAATAACACCTCGCCTGATATTTTTATATGAAATTTTTGGATATACCCCACCCCATTCAGAGGTGAGGGTATATTACTTTAATGATATATTAATACTCAGGACAATTTTCAATTAAGGGAATCGACAAGAAAGCTATCGAACCATTAAGGTGCTGATTAGAACAAACAAACACCAGATCGATAGCCAGATGGAAATTGTACTAGGCTCGAACAATTGGAAGAAAGCCCAAAACAAAGTTGCTTCATTGTATGAGTACGTTGCTAATTGCCGTAAAGATTGGCACAGAAAACTGTCTCATCAAACTTGTGACAGCGCCGGGATGGTGTTTGTTGAAGATTTAAATTTAGTTGGCTTGTCCCGTGGAATGCTGGGTAAGCATTGCTTGGATGCCGGATTTGGACAATTCTTCAACATTCTTGAACAGACTTATTTTGTGCGTGATGTCTATTTTCAGAAAGTAGATGCCCGAAAAACCAGTCAGATTCGCCCTAACTAGTTTACTGGACTAAGTGATTCTTTCACTACATCGTAGTAGAAAAATTCTCAACTACACACACCCACCTTCAAGTTTTTGGTGTATAAACTCAAAACTCTTTGCCGATTCTTGTTGAAAAGCATTAAGGTCGGCGAGAGAATGAGTTAAGATCAAATACACAGGGATAAAAATAAAGCAAAGTTCCCGGACTTCCCAGCAATGCCAATGACTACAAGTAAGCAAATCAAACAACCGCGATCAACACTTGATTTGTGGTGTTTTTTATTACATAATTACGGTAATACTCACCAGCAAATATTAATCTGGTTAGGAAAATTACCGAATTGTGTAACTTCTCAAAGGTAGACATTCGCTGAACGACCTGAAGGAGATTTTGTTCAACAGGTTAGTAGCTGTGAGTCTGTGACTTCAAATTTCTCTAGATTTTGGCAAATATCAGCAAGTCTATAGGTAGAATCATCAGACCCAGTGATTCTGAACTACGGAACAGATTTCTCAAAGGTATATCTAAAAGGGGTAAAACCCAAATTTCACAGGTTTAACTACGTTGTTTAAAAAGGTAGAAGCAGTACATGCTACACCGCAAGATTTATCAACTGTGTTGCGACGGGCGCGAGGTATGTGTATTCTTGCGGGACCAGCAACGCTGGATTGAACGCGCCCGCATCCTCGATATAGAGGGGGACTTAGTGACTCTACGCTACGAAACGGACGAGGAAGATGAAGTTTGTGCCTGGGAGGAAATGGTTCGTCTGGAAAGCATTGGCTCTGTAACTCAAAAGTTAGCCTCAGTGCCACGCGGTAATGCAGAATTTCTGATGACGGAAGATTGTCCAGAATCAGAGCGGATACGTAACAATTCTCCCGATTCAAATCCTGAGTAGAGACTCAATTAACCTAAGTAGAGACGCGACTAATCGCGTCTTTACAAGAATTATTTACAGCAATTTTCAGGATTTAATCAGCGTTCAAAAGCCGGACAGTAACCCTCAAGAGTCACTTTGAAGTTATATAACGGGGAGGCGGGATTCCAACACCGTTGACCTCTTTGGTGTCCACAACTACCACAACAATCTATATCAGTCCCAGTATAGCGATCGCCATTTTGGTGCAGCAATTCTTTGGGAGACAATCCCCGTAATACTAATTCTTCACCCTGCCAACGTGCTTCAATTAAACCAGTATCGGCAAACTGTCGCCAACGTGGGTCATGTGTAATGGCATCGGGTAAAGTGACTGTGATTACCGTTCCTAACTCTGTGAGTTCCCCTTCATAATTAGTTTCTGGGGGTGCTGGTTGTAAAAATGTCTCGCCAATTGGCAGTTCTACTAAAGTCCCAGCCGCCGGAGAATGCACGTGATAACGGTTCTGTAGTTCCTCTAAGCTAGTTAAATCTGCTAAGTATGCCGGGGAACCGTGGACAAAAACAACGTGCTGGGGACGCAAATTATGAATTAGTTGAGTAGTTCCAGGACAGTCACTATGCTGGGCGAGAAGATAACTTTCGTCTGTAGTAGTTGCTGAATATTTGGGATTAACTTTTATATCAATTTTTTCTGGTAACAGAATCACCCAAGGGCCTGTTTCCCTTTGGCAGTATTGGTTTAAATCAGCTGTGGAGTCTGTCAGGACAATACAGGGAGACTTACCCACAGTGGCACGATGTTCTGACTGCAAACGTCGGACTCGCGGACGGACTCGTTCATCCCAAAACAAGGGTTGATGGCGGGCGAAGTTCTGCACTGATGGCGGTAAGTGGGGCAGTAATTCCAGGTAAGCATCGCAACCAGTGGCCACAGCACCATCAACCCAGATATCTAAATCTCGTCCGGTGAAGTGGTGGTGAGAACGTAACAGCATCAACAATTCTTGACCCAAACCCAAAGCGGGTGTAGGGAGTAGCACAGAACAACGGTCTGCGATCGCGCGATTAATCCGTTCAGCTAGTTGATTCTCTTGGTTGCGACGATGAGGATGGCGCGATGTGCCATAAGTACCTTCAATAATCAGTACATTTAACTCTAATCCCCGTAACTCTTCTAAACGCAAACCTTCCACTAGCCGAGAGTTAGATAAGAAAAAATCCCCTGTATACAGTAGCTTGTAAGAACGCTCTTCTGTGGTGTAGGTGAGTAAAATTACTACTGCCCCTGGTAGATGTCCGGCGGGAAATAATTCCACTACCAGACCTTCTTGGATTTCTACCGGCGATCGCAACGGCAAAGCATGACAAAGCAGAGGAATTTCCTGGGGGTCTTGGTCTAGCCAATTCAGAGGTAGTAACTTACTCGTTACCTCGCTGGCATAGATAGGTAAAACAGGGAAAGCCTGATGTAGTTCTAGCAATCCTCTAGCGTGGTCTGGGTGGGCGTGACTGACCAAAACCAAATCTGCCGGCATTGGGGAATTAGCCAACGAGGTCAGCAATGATGAAGTATCCCTCAATCCACAATCTAGAAGAATGCGGTGTGGTCCCATCCTGACTAATAAACACACACCCTCATCATCATGCTGGACACTATAGGGTAAACAGTTTAATTGACTCCCTGCCTCTTCCGCATCAACTCCAGAGGATGCCGACAGATTATCCCTCATGCTTTCCTCCCCTTTAACCTGATCATGATTGACATACCTCAAAAGCCAAGAATTATTCTGAGTCTTGGTTTTTTGACTTAGGGGCAAACTTTATTTTGCGCCCCTACACCCTGAGAAAGCAAATTTTTGATTGGGGAGGACGCTAACACCGGACTCAAGCCAGTTCAGAAAATTTGGTTAACAAGAAACTTTCATCTTTGGGTTTAAAGGAGTTTGCCTCTTGCCGATTTTGCCTTCCTAATGTGCAGATCCATTACCGTGATAGTTTTCTGAATCATAAAAGCCATTTTTAGTACCAAAGAACAGGCACGCAACAGTGAATAGAACTGTTAATCCCGCTAAAATCAGCTTGACATCCATTTCTTTGCTATTCCTCGCTAAAGACTTTTTTATAGTAATAGAATGCTGAGGAAATTCAGGTGAATCACCAGAAAATCTTTACTATGGTTGGGCTGATTGAGCAATAGGTAAATTTACTACAATCAGTCAAATTGTATAACTTTTCCGGTAACCTGTCCATGCATATCATCAACCTGGAACCAAGGCGAAATAAATCTTAAAAAAGAAAAGATGTTTCCTAGTTTTAATTCTCAGTTTGTTTATTGAATAGAATTCATATATAGAAATCATATTTGATTTATGAAACACACGTAGGGCCTGTGATCACGAAGTTTAACGCACCAAGACTCAGAAAACGGTGCGTTAGGCTAAAGCAATAACACACCCTACATATACTTAGGTTTTTTCAATAATCAAATCGGATTCATATATAAATGTATTTATACTGTAAAGATTAACACATAAAACGACATAAATGCTTTAATGGTTCATCACATTTTGAAAGCCACGAGAGAAACTGTACATCTTGGTGGGTTCTCCGATCTACTTAAACCAGTCCTGAAGATTGATTCTGGCGATATCGTACACGTGGAAACTTACACTGGTTATTACGTTTACGACAAAGCACCACCGGAGTTTCTCACACCGGAATTTCTGGACATCTGTCAAAATCTAGGATCAGAACGTCAAGTTGCTGGAGGCCCGCATTTACTCACGGGGCCAATTTATGTGCGAGATGCCGAACCAGGTGACGTTTTGGAGATAGAATTACAAGCGATCGCACCTAGTTTACCAGTGGGCTTTAATGCCATTCGTACAGGTTGGGGAGCATTACCACAGGAGTTTACTCAACCTGCGCTGAGATTTATTCCCCTAGATTTAGCCAACAATATCGCCGAGTTTCCTGCCCATAGCGGCATCAAAATTCCCCTCAGACCTTTTTTTGGTATCCTTGGTGTGGCGACACCAGAACATTCTCGAACTTCAATTCCACCTGGTAGTTATGGTGGTAACATTGACAACCGTGAACTCCAAGCAGGTTCGCGGATATTTTTGCCTGTTTTTGTCACCGGGGGATTATTTTCTATCGGTGATGGACATTCAGCCCAGGGAGATGGGGAAGTTAATGTCACCGCCATTGAAACTTCCATGAATGGTAGAATCAAGTTCACCCTTCGCAAAGATTTACAACTAACAACACCCATAGCTGAAACACCGACTGATATTATTACAATGGGTTTTGCTCCCACTTTAGATATAGCCCTAGAACTGGCTTTAAAAAACATGATTGCTCTTCTGCAACGTTTCACCAATTTATCGGCGGAAGATGCTTATGTCTTGTGTAGTTTAGCTGTAAATTTTCACATTACTCAAGTTGTGAATAGTCCCCAAAAAGGTGTTCACGGGATGCTACCCAAGTCTATACTCGCCGAAAAAATATGTTTATAAACTTTAATAAATATGTCTAATATAGTTATTCAAATGTTACTCATTGGTTTGGTTGCTGGCTTAACTGGTGGGATGTTTGGTTTGGGTGGTGGTGCAATTATGGTACCAGCAATGGTGTTGTTAGTTGGTTTGGATCAGAAGTTTGCCACGGGGACTTCTATTGCGGCTCAAATTTTGCCAATAGGTATTTTAGGCGCGGTAGTATATTATCGCAACGGCAACATAAATATTAAATATGCGGCAATTATCGCCGTTGGTCTCATAATTGGTAATTTGTTTGGAGCATTATTTGCCAATCAGCCATTTATCAGCAGTGAAATGATCAAGAAGTTGTATGGCATTTTTTTGTTACTCCTTGGTCTACGCTATTTAATTTGAGGTGGGGAGTGGGGAGTGGGGAGTAGGGAGTAGGGAGTGGGGAGTAGGGAGTGGGGATAAGTCATAATTCCTTACCCAGCACTCAGCACTCAGTCAGTTATTGCACTCGTTGAGTGGGTAAAGCACCAGTTCGCACAGCTAAGTTAATATTCTGCCCATTGCGCCGCAATCCTAAGCTGACATTTCCGCCGACTTGAGCATTTTCTACTGCTTTTTGAATACTGCTGGCTTCTGTGACTGATTGACCGTTAAGCTGTTGGATGACATCCCCTGCACGTAACCCGGCTTGAGCTGCGGGTGAGTTGGGCATCACGCGCACAATTAATACACCTCTATCTTCATTCACAGTGACAGGGCTATTGGGGTCTGAGTTCAGACGTTCTTTGATTTGAGGTGTTAACTCTACCATCTGAATTCCCAAATAGGAATGCTGCGCTTGACCTGTAGCGATTAGTTGCTGGGAAATTCGTTGCGCTGTGTTGATGGGAATGGCAAAACCCAGTCCTTGCGCTCTTTGGATAATGGCTGTATTCATCCCAATGACTTGACCACGAGCATTTAACAAAGGTCCACCAGAGTTACCAGGATTAATTGCTGCATCAGTTTGAATAAATTCAACGCGCTTATCAGGTGCGCCAATTTGATTACTACTACGACCGGTAGCACTGATGATGCCTGTAGTCACTGTATTATCTAATCCTAAAGGATTACCAATAGCGATCGCCCATTCTCCCGCTTGTAGTTGGTCTGAGTTCCCCACTTCTACTGTCGGTAGATTGTTGGACTCAATTTTCACAACGGCGACATCTGTTAATTCGTCCCGCCCCATCACCTTACCTTCAAAGCTACGCCCATCTTTTAGTATGACTCTCACTGTGTCCGCACCCGCGACGACATGGGCATTGGTGAGAATACTGCCATTTTTACTGATGATAAAACCCGAACCAGTGCCTCGTTCTACTCGGCTTTGTGATTCTGGTAGCTGAGAACCAAAGAATTGGCGGAAAAAGGGATCGTTAAATGCCGCAGGTACACGACTAGTCACAGTTCGAGAAGCTTCAATCCTCACTACGGCTGGGCCAACCTTCTGCACTACCTGGGTCACGAAGTTAGAACCTGTAGCACTTGGTAATGGAGGCGCAGCATTGACTCGACTCACGGCTAAGTTCGATGTGCTTTCAGATATCTGCTCAGAGTTTCCAGCCAAATAACCCCCGGCGAATGTCATACCTGAACCCAGCAGCACCAGTGATAAAGATGCAGCTGTCTTTTTCCACATCGGTTGATTTGGGGATTTGGTATTAGCCTGATCAGCGGAAATATGATTTAATGAGGAATCTCCATCATTTACTTGCTTGTTCATTGCTGCCTGTAAGAATATTTAGATGTATTACTAATAATGTAGATATTATTTGTGACGCTTTTGTTGCAAAGGTATTGCTTATTTGTGAAATATTTAGTTATTTCAGCAATTTTCTGCTTTTAGGTGCGTGAATCCGAAAGTCGGGCTATACAAACCTAGCCCGCTCGTGCGGGCTAAAACTATTATACTTGTTCAGACACCTGGAAAGGGTTGGGTAGATTAAGTATTAACTAATCACCTTTGACTAGAAAACGCACCGCCTGTTCTATATCCTCTTGTTTAATTAAAGATTCTCCCACGATAACTGCATGAGTACCAGCCTCAGCCATCAGAGATAAATCAGCACGTGTATATAATCCAGATTCACTGACAACCATCACACCTAAGTTTTGTAATTGCGATCGCCTAGCTGCCAAGAGTTCTTGAGTAATGCTGAGGTCTATGGTAAAATCTTCTAAATTTTGGTTATTAATCCCGACTAAGCGGATGTCATCAAACTTGAGTACACGGTCTAATTCACTCAAATTATGAACTTCCACTAGAGCATTCATCCCTAAATAGTGAATTACTCTCATAAAATCTTGCAGTTCTCGATCTGTGAGAATTGCTGCAATTAATAATACAGCATCGGCTCCTGCGGCTCGTGCTAAATAAATTTGGCACGGATCAATAATAAACTCTTTGCATAACAAAGGCAATGCTACTTTCTGGCGAATTGCCCGTAGACTTTCAAAACTGCCATGAAAAAATGCTGTTTCCGTAAAAACTGAGATACAAGCTGCGCCACCTCGCTCATAAGCTTTAGCGATCGCTATGGGGTCAAAATCTGTGCGAATGTTACCATATAGTGGCGATGCTTTCTGAACTTCTGCAATTAATCCAGGTTTGTGAGGATTTTGTTGCAAAGCAGTCAAGAAATCTCGCACGGTTGGCGCAGCAGTTAACTGGCGTTGCAAAGAAGCCAAAGACATCTGTTGATGCATTTGTGTGACTTCTTGCTTTTTATGCCAAACAATCTCTCTGAGAATCGGTTGCAAACGGGTATTAAGGGTAGTGAGTGGGTAAATCATTAGCTGCTATGTATCTGGAGATAAGGTGACTCAGAAAGGATAAAATATGAAATCTTGCCCCCGTTGTTTTCAGAGTCGAATCCAGTTTGAGTTCATGTCAAACACTTCCTTCTTCTCCGTATCCTTTGATTTTGAGTTTTC comes from the Nodularia sp. NIES-3585 genome and includes:
- a CDS encoding sugar kinase, which codes for MNNLKSQRGLFVGLVTLDLIYLADSAPRNNQKIVANDYTLAAGGPATNAAVTFSYLGNQTQVLGVLGSHPMTQLIRGDLANYQVAIADLQPSMTTAPPVSSIIITQGTGERAVISINAAKSQASGATIPPDILQDINIVLIDGHQMAVSLSIAKIAKAKNIPIVIDGGSWKPGFEQILPFVDYALCSANFYPPSCHTEAEVFAYLSTFDIPHIAITHGENPIEYLSSTQTGTVDTPQIQAVDTLGAGDIFHGAFCNYILQASFTDALAQAAKIAANSCQFFGTRRWMEKA
- the rsmI gene encoding 16S rRNA (cytidine(1402)-2'-O)-methyltransferase, whose protein sequence is MQTDPKPGTLYIVGTPIGNLEDITFRAVRILQTVNLIAAEDTRHTGKLLQHFQIKTPQISYHEHNSHSRIPELLEYMGNGQAIALVSDAGMPAISDPGYELVKACVEAGVPVVPIPGASAAITALSAAGLPTDRFVFEGFLPAKGQKRREYLELIQAEPRTLIFYESPHRLRESLQDLATVWGSDRQIVLARELTKLYEEFWRGTIAEAIAHYSQREPQGEYTLVVAGITASQPQLTEEQLKAELLDIMSQGVSRSQASRQLAKITSVPRRQLYQLALSLVLNSEPN
- the rpsU gene encoding 30S ribosomal protein S21 produces the protein MTQVVLGENEGIDSALRRFKRQVSKAGILADVKFHRHFETPLEKRKRKLVLARRNRRF
- a CDS encoding DUF6679 family protein, which translates into the protein MLHRKIYQLCCDGREVCVFLRDQQRWIERARILDIEGDLVTLRYETDEEDEVCAWEEMVRLESIGSVTQKLASVPRGNAEFLMTEDCPESERIRNNSPDSNPE
- a CDS encoding MBL fold metallo-hydrolase, which codes for MRDNLSASSGVDAEEAGSQLNCLPYSVQHDDEGVCLLVRMGPHRILLDCGLRDTSSLLTSLANSPMPADLVLVSHAHPDHARGLLELHQAFPVLPIYASEVTSKLLPLNWLDQDPQEIPLLCHALPLRSPVEIQEGLVVELFPAGHLPGAVVILLTYTTEERSYKLLYTGDFFLSNSRLVEGLRLEELRGLELNVLIIEGTYGTSRHPHRRNQENQLAERINRAIADRCSVLLPTPALGLGQELLMLLRSHHHFTGRDLDIWVDGAVATGCDAYLELLPHLPPSVQNFARHQPLFWDERVRPRVRRLQSEHRATVGKSPCIVLTDSTADLNQYCQRETGPWVILLPEKIDIKVNPKYSATTTDESYLLAQHSDCPGTTQLIHNLRPQHVVFVHGSPAYLADLTSLEELQNRYHVHSPAAGTLVELPIGETFLQPAPPETNYEGELTELGTVITVTLPDAITHDPRWRQFADTGLIEARWQGEELVLRGLSPKELLHQNGDRYTGTDIDCCGSCGHQRGQRCWNPASPLYNFKVTLEGYCPAFER
- a CDS encoding acetamidase/formamidase family protein, yielding MVHHILKATRETVHLGGFSDLLKPVLKIDSGDIVHVETYTGYYVYDKAPPEFLTPEFLDICQNLGSERQVAGGPHLLTGPIYVRDAEPGDVLEIELQAIAPSLPVGFNAIRTGWGALPQEFTQPALRFIPLDLANNIAEFPAHSGIKIPLRPFFGILGVATPEHSRTSIPPGSYGGNIDNRELQAGSRIFLPVFVTGGLFSIGDGHSAQGDGEVNVTAIETSMNGRIKFTLRKDLQLTTPIAETPTDIITMGFAPTLDIALELALKNMIALLQRFTNLSAEDAYVLCSLAVNFHITQVVNSPQKGVHGMLPKSILAEKICL
- a CDS encoding TSUP family transporter — its product is MSNIVIQMLLIGLVAGLTGGMFGLGGGAIMVPAMVLLVGLDQKFATGTSIAAQILPIGILGAVVYYRNGNINIKYAAIIAVGLIIGNLFGALFANQPFISSEMIKKLYGIFLLLLGLRYLI
- a CDS encoding HhoA/HhoB/HtrA family serine endopeptidase, with the translated sequence MNKQVNDGDSSLNHISADQANTKSPNQPMWKKTAASLSLVLLGSGMTFAGGYLAGNSEQISESTSNLAVSRVNAAPPLPSATGSNFVTQVVQKVGPAVVRIEASRTVTSRVPAAFNDPFFRQFFGSQLPESQSRVERGTGSGFIISKNGSILTNAHVVAGADTVRVILKDGRSFEGKVMGRDELTDVAVVKIESNNLPTVEVGNSDQLQAGEWAIAIGNPLGLDNTVTTGIISATGRSSNQIGAPDKRVEFIQTDAAINPGNSGGPLLNARGQVIGMNTAIIQRAQGLGFAIPINTAQRISQQLIATGQAQHSYLGIQMVELTPQIKERLNSDPNSPVTVNEDRGVLIVRVMPNSPAAQAGLRAGDVIQQLNGQSVTEASSIQKAVENAQVGGNVSLGLRRNGQNINLAVRTGALPTQRVQ
- the trpC gene encoding indole-3-glycerol phosphate synthase TrpC, which codes for MIYPLTTLNTRLQPILREIVWHKKQEVTQMHQQMSLASLQRQLTAAPTVRDFLTALQQNPHKPGLIAEVQKASPLYGNIRTDFDPIAIAKAYERGGAACISVFTETAFFHGSFESLRAIRQKVALPLLCKEFIIDPCQIYLARAAGADAVLLIAAILTDRELQDFMRVIHYLGMNALVEVHNLSELDRVLKFDDIRLVGINNQNLEDFTIDLSITQELLAARRSQLQNLGVMVVSESGLYTRADLSLMAEAGTHAVIVGESLIKQEDIEQAVRFLVKGD